The stretch of DNA ccgttaggcccgggcatcttgagcttcatgtacccgtaatggggtattgcttggaagattgtaaacgcttcccgccctagtagagcgtgataaccgctgctgaacggagccacatgcaacgtgacctcttcggacctgtaattatccggcgtgccgaacaccacatctagtgtgatttttcctgtacagcgcgcttcctgactggggattattcctctaaaggttgtgctacttcgctcaatgcggttccagtctatttccattttttgaagggtttcctcataaatgaggttcaatccgctgccgccgtccatgagtaccttggtaagacgaaagtcgtccactattggactgaggaccaatgcggctggtgctcgggctgttcggaatttaggttcatcactggcgttaaaggtaatagtcgtgtcactccatgggtttattgttgctacttggtagactttggcaaggcagcggagtgtcctttttcgcatattatttgatgtgaaagtctcgaagactgttaataccgtattggtgtctctgggtggctttctgtggcctccggaattacgaGATCttcaccaattttggccacctgccggagtatccaacatgctctaaggctgtgagttggtgtggcgtcctctgtactgtgaattttacagggtccattaagccatccttccagtacggttccatgccctgtagagggtttttgctttttggtgtttgacccgggtgtctggcgatgatgcacccttttatttccgactgggtttgtattcagggctggatcgtcccaaaattttatttcggttttccaggcgctttccatcgcatagtactttcgtacaatggacgccaagtcagcgaagcgtgtgatatcacggcgacttatggcgttgaggattcccttgtccgtgcaattattgcagaagattgagattgcgtcttcctcggggcagtcccttatcctgttcctaaccaggaggaatctgacccagtaatgatgtactgtttcttcgggctcttgcctgatttgggatagatcgcttatgttcgggtgggtgggtggaattaaatccgaagcctcacccaatctgaggctcagaggccgagggatttccgaactcaaaaatttggattcctggatgttgtccaatgaatccagcccgtcgcctgactctaagttcaggtcttgagtgatatcctcccctccgcgggtatccggcttggagggatcgggaatccggacgtagctagtgcttaagatagatgaagggtcgtcgcactgtccctctaccacgacaacgtgatgggtgacttggggagagttaatctctctcagatcgggtttaggcccaatctggtcgtaatccgtagcgactcccagggcggcgatgcgatccaagagctcgtttatggaggagagctccattggatctaactgctcggcgagttccgagctgacatgaagattgttttcgatggctcgagaggtcatcgtcggcgcagaagccgaacaggcggtcataagaaaaccacctagccagagggtttggccgacagccaaagctcccttagcaacggtgcgtctttaaagacgaggcgaggcatccttcctggtggcgacgacacagaggaactctcaatgaaagcaccaatgtcggtgtcaaaaccggcggatctcgggtagggggtcccgaactgtgcgtctaggccggatggtaacaggaggcaagggacacgaagttttacccaggttcgggccctcttgatggaggtaaaaccctacgtcctgcttgattaatattgatgatatgggtagtacaagagtagatctaccacgagatcggagaggctaaaccctagaagctagcctattgtatgatcgttgttctgtatgttgtcctacggactaaaactctccggtttatatagacaccggagagggttagagttacatagagtcggttacaatggtaggagatctacatatccgtatcgccaagcttgccttccacgccaaggaaagtcccttccggacacgggacgaagtcttcaatcttgtatcttcacagtccaagagtccggctgaaggtatagtccggccatccggacaccccctaatccaggactccctcacccccctcgGCACGTTGAAGACCGGCTGCCCTGGACTCGCCCCTTCTTGATGGACTGCCTGAAGAGCGCGCGGGGGCGCCGGCGGAGCACGACGAGGCTGTCGCGGGAGGCGACGGGCTCGAAGGCGAGGCTCTCGTTGAAGCGGAGCACGGAGGGCTCGTCGGGGGGCATAGGCTGGATGACGCGCCCCGCACTGAGACGCCGCGGAGCAGGGACGGGTCATAGCCGGAGGTGGCAGTGGCGCGCTGCACCAGCAGGCGGTGGAAGCCCCGGTCAAGGAAGGCGCCGGTGGAGCTCAGGGCTCATGCTGCTCTGCTCGAGCTCGGTGGTGAGGCCGGGCCGGCCGTAGCCGGGGGTGGGCACGGCATGGGCACGGCTTGGGGGTGGACACGGCTAAAAACTTTTTCACTCTCAGGCCAAAATTTCCGCCGGCAGCCCCCCCAAGCGGCGAAAAAATGCCTCCTGAGGGGCtcaacggctgaagatgctcttagtcCATGCGGTAATTAGATTACAGTCTTTTTCTTGAATTAATTGTACAGATAGATTCCTGCATGCATGGAAGAACACCACTTTCTAGTAGATTCAAAAGTCCCGTTTCTTGTCTACGTTCGGACCTGTCATGTCTTCATGATATTTGGCTATCCAGGTCGGCGTATAGTCACTTAGTTGCAAAGATCAAGGAACACATACTTGTTTGGGAGTTTATTCCTCAGAAACTTTTGAGAGAACAAAATAGGGTAGCAGGTCGTTTGGCTGTATATAGTGGTAATGAATGGGTCATGGTTGTGCGGCTTGGTCAAGGACCCCCTTGTATAGATCAACTACTGTCATTTGATTGTAACTCTATCATTATGAAATAAAACCCCATNNNNNNNNNNNNNNNNNNNNNNNNNNNNNNNNNNNNNNNNNNNNNNNNNNNNNNNNNNNNNNNNNNNNNNNNNNNNNNNNNNNNNNNNNNNNNNNNNNNNNNNNNNNNNNNNNNNNNNNNNNNNNNNNNNNNNNNNNNNNNNNNNNNNNNNNNNNNNNNNNNNNNNNNNNNNNNNNNNNNNNNNNNNNNNNNNNNNNNNNNNNNNNNNNNNNNNNNNNNNNNNNNNNNNNNNNNNNNNNNNNNNNNNNNNNNNNNNNNNNNNNNNNNNNNNNNNNNNNNNNNNNNNNNNNNNNNNNNNNNNNNNNNNNNNNNNNNGTATGCACTTCAATTTCCAAGTGGATTGAGGGTGTATCCGGTCCCTTTTTTTTTTAAGAACCAGGTTGTATCCAGTCCCAATTCGTTAGTAAAACACAAGCTTCAGTGTCATATATCAGATGACTATGGAATTTTCAAACAAAAAAGATGACTAGATATGGAAATTAAATAAGACTGACGCAGAAAAAAATAATTCAGGTGCCTCCACAGGGCTTCTTGAGCATTCTGCATGCGGTGATTACAGTCTCTTTCTTGGATTAATAGCACAGACAGATTCCCCGCATGCGTGGAAGAACACCGCTTCTAGTAGATTCAAAAGTCCCGTTTCTTTTCTACGTTCGAACCTGCCGGCTAGCTGCCTTGTCGACATCGCCGGCCACAGAGCCGACCTTGGCATTAGACACGCCGCCGCCCAGAGGAGAACCTTCGAGGAAATCGACGGCGGCCACGCGCTTCCCTCTAATCctcgtcgacgacgacgaggacgcctcccctccctcggagCTTTCCGTTCTCCTCGGCGTCGAGAAGAACCTTCCCGACAACGTCCTGGTGTACCTTAGGAACGATGGCCATCTGCCGGCTCTCTGCGCGCGACGATGCGAGCTCTGCTCCCCGGCAGCGGCGACCATCTCCCTGCGCACGTGCTCCGGCAGCCACAGCGTGAACCGCTCCAGGTCGCGGTCGAGCCGGACTACGGCGAGGGAGTGGCCGGCGGAGTACGACCGGACAAGCTTCGCGGCCTTCGTCCCGGCCGGCCGCGACCCCGACCGCATCGCGCGCCGCTGGGTCCCTATCCGCTGCAGCTCCATCGCCTCCTTCCTGCGCtgctcggcctcctcctccgtcaccACGTCGATGACCACGGCCGCTGGTCGCGCGCCGCTGTCTGCTTGGTGGTGGCGTACCACGGTGATTTCGCTGGAGCTGCTGTTGGCTTCCGGCACCGGGGGCTTACtcgcctcgtcgtcgctgccgccgtCCTTGCTAGGGTCGAGGTTGCGGCGGCAGACCGGGCAGGTGACGTGGCTGGCGAGCCACTCGCCGATGCAGTCCGGGTGGAAGGCGTGGCTGCACTTGGGCAGCAGCCGGAGCCTGTCCTCGTCCTCGAACTCGCTGAGGCACACCGCGCACTCCAGCGGGGGCGCCGCCTTCCTCCCCACGCGCAGCGCCTTGGCCTCCGCGTAGCGCATGGTGGGGAACGCCTCGACCACCTCGGCGGCGAGCCCGCGCGTCGCCGCCCGCCGCTGCTGCCGCCTGGCGATGAAGCTCGAGAAGCCGGCGCCGGGGCCGGAGCCGCGGGAGTCGTCCGGCCGCGGGGCGTGGGGGTACGAGTAGCCGGTGCAGTGGCGGAGgtagatgatggaggcgaggatgaAGAAGAACACGGCGACGACGGCGGCCAGCAGCGCGACCATGGTCGTGCTGACGCGCATCTCCTGGTCGGCCACGTCGTTGTCATAGCCCCCCTGCCCCGGCTCCGCCGGCTGCGCGCTACCGGCCGACGCGAGCGCGCACGCCAGGAGTGCGGCGAGCAGCGCGTGTTCCATCTTTCGGGAGCGCGCGCCGGGGGACATGTGGGCGGGCTCCGGGGCTCGTCGTCGCTAGCTCGCCGCGCCTAACTGGGAACCTAGCTAGCTGACTGGCTGCGGATGTTCTCGGCGCGCATGCAGTGTCCGTCGACTGTGGAGTTCGGGCTATATAGAGGCAGAAGCAGAGGAGCCAGCGCGCGTGTTGAAGAAAATTGCACCGTGTTGAGCTCGTCTGCGTGTGGAGAGCCAGGTAGGCGCGTCTGTGCATGCGAGTTGAGCTTGCGGCCGAGGACGTCGCCGTCGCGTGGGTCGCGCCGGGTCAGGCGGGAGGAAGAGGAGAGCCGCGGGCCAGATATGAGTTATCTGGCACTTGGACTGTCGACCATCCAGGTGTTCTTAAGAGCAGCAGGCTGGCAGTTCGGTGTGGACTTTTGGACTCCTCTGAGCGCCACGTACGTGGCAGATCAAGTGGTCGACCAGCGGCAGAGTGCTTGTATCGTATCACATCAACGGTTAACAGCTGTTCCCTACGTAGTAGCATGCCCGGTACGTGCGTGAGAGATTTTTTCTAGAAGGGTGTGGGTAGATCTCAACTGACAAAACATATAAAAAGGAAGaaagaatttttttttatttttcttacacagATCTTCACATAATATCTAATGGATATAGTATCGACTAAGAAGTCTTAGTTGACCGAGATTTAGCAATCTCATTTTTCTAAATACGTGCCTGAGAGTTTTTGACCCTCCTCTTTCTTTCCCTCCATGAGGTTATGATTACCAATTAAGTTGCCATCTATAATACCCATAAAAAAAATTGCCATCTATAATCAGAAAAAAAAAGTTGCCATAGAAGTATCTTAGCGATCATGGGCTCCTCCATATATGCCAAATTCTTCAAGTCGTTGGTTCCTAATAGCCGGTACCGGACTGTTGATTGTTCGCAAAGCAGGGGCCTGCAGCACCCTCCTCGGTGTCCGCTTTGCGATCAAGAGCCCGACAATGCTCCTAAACTATGTGGTGACTCGATCGGCTTGGTTCGAGATACttggatggtggcgcctcgctccaTGTGTTCCGGATGCGACGTCGGAGATCATAAACTGGTGGACCAACCTTGCTACGGTACAACATGAAAAGAGGGATCTCTAGACAGGGGTGATTCTATGTTCTGGTGCACGTGGACTCATCGCAACAACGTCATCCTCAATGGAGCCCGACCTTCCTCGCATGCCATCATCGACGTTGTTCGTCAAGAAGATGAGCAGTGGTTGGGAGCCGGCCTCATTCTAGTATCAAACTGATATCAAATACACCCAACTTCTACAACAACATAATATAAAAACTACTCGAGACAtcaaggatgcacacaaccaaattACTATATAAAAGAAGAAGACGAAAACCGGCAGAAGCCAAGACGAGACGAATGACTGACTACGGAAAAATGTCTATAACTACAATGTCGTTGGCAACATCCGGACTAGAGTAACTGAGTAAGGTTCCCCAACAACGATGCATCTGGCAAGGGATCGACGCACAAGTGCCCCTCGTCACCGGCTCCGGCCACATACCCATACAAAGGTCTTCACCGAGGAGAGAAAGTTCGACCAATCTCCAAACAATGTATTCAGCAAGGGAGCGTAGACCACTACTATAGGTACAACCAATGAATGTCAGAGTTTCATCTAAGCTTTTCACCTCAAAACTCAAGACTTCGTATCCGAAGAGCAGCAGAGAAAACAAAGTCCGTTGTGTCACTAACTTGCCATGAAGAGATCTTGCTGCAATCCCTCGATTGCTAGAAGGGACATGCACAGACCTAGTGATCTAGAAATTCTCCTGCCTCCAACGACGACGAAGGCACCCGGCAACCACCACACGAAAACCTCGGAACATGATGAAATCCACACATTGCGGATTTGCCAAGACGCGAGATCTACCACCACAGACACCATTGTGTTGAGCACGCCAACACATGCGCCGATGTGGAGCACAGCCCAGCCATCACCGGAACACGACGGATACCCATGATTGACATAACTAGAAGCAAGCCGAAAGGTCGACATTCCGGCGCAAAAAAACACCGCTACAAGTCGGAGTACAACCCAACCCAGTAGCGGTTGAACATGTGGTATGAAGTTCAAGGGTGTCAACCTGTTACTGAATAACAAGGACGTTTCCCTCAACGCCACTTTGACGCGGGGTTCAGCTCAGACGGGGAGCGAGGTGACCCTGCCATGCCATGCCCATGCCCATGCGTACGCACCTACAGCGGTCCGGTCGGCTTGGCTGTGTCCGGCTCCGGTCTACGCGCATGCGTGCTAGTGGCAacggccgcggccgcggccgcgtGGCCAGCCGAGCCGAGACCGCACGAAACGGCAGCCACAGTTTCCATGGCCCCCCTATACGTAGCCGTCCGGGCCACGGGAGGACAAGGACTCCTCTGCCACCGTATGCCACGGCAACACACCGGCCGGGTCCATTCCTGGTGGGGTCCGGCCGGTGCGCGCGAGCAGCCACGGCCGTCCGTTTGGCTCCGCCGTGTATCCCCGACGGCGCCAGGTGTGGTGTTTGAAGGGTGCAAGGCAGCGCCACCGCGCCGGCGCGAGGGTAGGCGCCAAACCGGCAAACAGTCCGCGGCTAAGAGCGCCGACGAGGACCCGAGGGGCGGAGCTTGGTCGACGCGTGCGCATGCAAGCCATGTCTCGATCGGGAGGTTTCTCGGAAGCATCCTCGATCCAGCAGCTGGTGAGTCCCGTTGGGGTCTTTTCTGTCTGGCCGTACCTACGTGCATGGCAGAATCTTTTCCCCAAGTTCAATTAAGTTCTTTGTTGCTTCCGTCGGTCCTCAGCTTGAAACTGATGGCGACATGAACCTTAGCTAGACTCTAGCTAGCTTGGAACGGACGTGCAGCGGCGGCGTtaggttggttacagagaaaggttcTCGGATGATGAGACGGCGCTTCAGAGCAACAAAAACTACACGCCAGCAGAGGCGGTCGATGATGCTAATTGAGACGGGGATGATCTGCCGAAACGTGGAAGTCTCGAATCGTTCGGCATGCTAGTTTGTTTGTGTTCTCGAGACGCCAGTGCAGCGAAGGGATACGGACGCCAAGATCACCGGAGAAGGGAGCTGTTTCTCGCTGGAACTTGTTTTGTTCGTCTTGACTCTAATCGTATACCAACTTCAGTCACGTCACGGCCGCCGCGCTCGGTTAGGCTTCCGTCGTTGTTGGCGGGCGGGCGGTGTATTTCCGTTTATTTGCTTCCCATTTGGGCCGGGATCTTTATCGACCACACCAGGCCGTGATGGGGCTGTATGCGCAGCCGCAAAGCCCATGCTGCCTCACGGGCGCTAGGTGGGCTAGATGACGGGCTGGAAAGTCCACTTCTAAACTGCAAATTTGGCACGCCTAAAAAACACTGCAAATTTAGTCCGTGCCTATTGTCGAACTATATGAAACCATTGCACATTATTTCTTACTACTAGTATTTATGCACGTGGAATGCACGTCTTAAAATTAATGGAGTAATTTTGGCAAAACGAAAAAGTTCATATACATGCTAATGGATTCATGGTATTTTTTGTTTTGGTATAAGAATGCTGAATATAAGTATAGTAGAGGTAGATTAGTACGCAAGACCACAATTATGAGACATAGAAGAATTTGAAATTTGTACTTTGTTTTCTGTTATTCCCGTTCTCCTTGCAATCTGCTTGGGCTCATCACATATTTACTTAGTCTGCAACATGGCCCAAGAGGTATCATGTATGGGCCTTCTTATCTGGAAAGGGTGAGGTGATGGTTCCATAACACCGGGGAGACAGATAAGGTCACTGTTCACCGCGAATCCTGCTGCTCCCAGCCATCGGATTTAGCAAACCAACGGTTACAATTGATGCTACATGTCCAATTCAAGATTGATgtactatatagtagtatagattaATAAAGAGTTCTCTTTGTAAAAAAAAAAACTCGTATGCACTACATGGTTGCCATTACATTTTGATTTCGTGTGCCTCACATGCCATAGACTCAACTTTTTGCCAAAGTATGTCGCAACTCGCAACTGTGGCACCAATATCCTTGACCATGCTATGCTTAAATTTAGTTGTGGCAAAATGAGTGTTCAACCAACCTAGGTCCACGTCTCCATTTCCTCGCCAATAGGACGGGTCGGAATTCATTAAGTTGATGGCCTCGTGACGTGAGAAAAAAAAAGGGATCTACTACCCTATGTGACTGTGCAGACACAGCTATGAATATTGCAGTAGTATATAGCACTGAGAAAGCATTATGAAGATGAACTTCTTTTGtcctcgttctttttcttcttctagaaAACACAAAAGCTACACATCTCGATGCAAAAAAAATCACGGTATAGCTGAGTCCCAGACCTAGCCCCCAAAAGAAAATGCGTAAGTTTGGATCGCTACAGTTGGCAGAACTACCCTCCACCCCGTGAGCCCCAAACTGTCACAAATATTGTTGAGCGCCATCATAGACAATGGCATTGCAGTGCTTCTATAGTAGGGGTGCAAATCTGTGTCCCTCAGGGTACTCTCTAACTCTTTTTAGGTCAATCAAATGAGCTACACTTGTTCAATCAAGTAAAATAAAAATGTAAACCCATATTTTTAGAAAACTAGTTATTTCTTTTACCAAAGAAAATTGAAGAGTAATCCATAGCCATAAGGTACCGTAAGGGTCACTAATTTGCACCTCTATTCGAGAGCGACCAAGCCATCAATTAGATGATCGTCGAGGTACCCTTGTGAATGGAACTAGGGATGCAGCAGACTGTCGTGATCACCCCCAATCAACAAAGATGTCATCTGACTGTGGTGTTCCTTTACTAAAAGTTAGTGACATGATCAACACTGGCCCTGAATGGTTATTGCATGCCGCATGGGATACGGCAGAAGGCTTGCATCTTCATTTCTCGATGCTGTTATGGAGGATCTGGTATATCAGGAATTAAAGTGTGCACTATAATCTTGAACCTCCTATTGAGGTCTCAAGGATACTCTTCTCTAGCTATGTGCAACCCATCTTGGTGTCGATCCAAGCTCCTGAGAAGGATCACCTTAAAGGCAAACATGTtggagaaaattccttatttgacactgtcttaaaatctggttccttatttgacactggaaaagttattcttccctatttgacac from Triticum dicoccoides isolate Atlit2015 ecotype Zavitan chromosome 6A, WEW_v2.0, whole genome shotgun sequence encodes:
- the LOC119317939 gene encoding E3 ubiquitin-protein ligase ATL31-like isoform X2, which gives rise to MSPGARSRKMEHALLAALLACALASAGSAQPAEPGQGGYDNDVADQEMRVSTTMVALLAAVVAVFFFILASIIYLRHCTGYSYPHAPRPDDSRGSGPGAGFSSFIARRQQRRAATRGLAAEVVEAFPTMRYAEAKALRVGRKAAPPLECAVCLSEFEDEDRLRLLPKCSHAFHPDCIGEWLASHVTCPVCRRNLDPSKDGGSDDEASKPPVPEANSSSSEITVVRHHQADSGARPAAVVIDVVTEEEAEQRRKEAMELQRIGTQRRAMRSGSRPAGTKAAKLVRSYSAGHSLAVVRLDRDLERFTLWLPEHVRREMVAAAGEQSSHRRAQRAGRWPSFLRYTRTLSGRFFSTPRRTESSEGGEASSSSSTRIRGKRVAAVDFLEGSPLGGGVSNEKKRDF
- the LOC119317939 gene encoding E3 ubiquitin-protein ligase ATL31-like isoform X1, whose product is MSPGARSRKMEHALLAALLACALASAGSAQPAEPGQGGYDNDVADQEMRVSTTMVALLAAVVAVFFFILASIIYLRHCTGYSYPHAPRPDDSRGSGPGAGFSSFIARRQQRRAATRGLAAEVVEAFPTMRYAEAKALRVGRKAAPPLECAVCLSEFEDEDRLRLLPKCSHAFHPDCIGEWLASHVTCPVCRRNLDPSKDGGSDDEASKPPVPEANSSSSEITVVRHHQADSGARPAAVVIDVVTEEEAEQRRKEAMELQRIGTQRRAMRSGSRPAGTKAAKLVRSYSAGHSLAVVRLDRDLERFTLWLPEHVRREMVAAAGEQSSHRRAQRAGRWPSFLRYTRTLSGRFFSTPRRTESSEGGEASSSSSTRIRGKRVAAVDFLEGSPLGGGVSNAKVGSVAGDVDKAASRQVRT